Proteins from a single region of Sinorhizobium alkalisoli:
- the rho gene encoding transcription termination factor Rho, which yields MAEMKLQELKNKTPTDLLAFAEELEVENASTMRKQELMFAILKMLATQDIEIIGEGVVEVLQDGFGFLRSANANYLPGPDDIYISPSQIRRFSLKTGDTVEGPIRGPKEGERYFALLKVNTINFDDPEKIRHKVHFDNLTPLYPNERFKMELEVPTSKDLSARVIDLVAPLGKGQRGLIVAPPRTGKTVLLQNIAHSITANHPECYLIVLLIDERPEEVTDMQRSVKGEVVSSTFDEPATRHVQVAEMVIEKAKRLVEHGRDVVILLDSITRLGRAYNTVVPSSGKVLTGGVDANALQRPKRFFGAARNIEEGGSLTIIATALIDTGSRMDEVIFEEFKGTGNSEIVLDRKVADKRIFPAMDILKSGTRKEDLLVPRHELQKIFVLRRILAPMGTTDAIEFLIDKLKQTKNNGDFFDSMNA from the coding sequence ATGGCTGAAATGAAGCTACAAGAACTCAAGAACAAGACGCCGACCGATCTCCTTGCCTTTGCCGAAGAACTCGAGGTGGAAAACGCCAGCACCATGCGCAAGCAGGAACTGATGTTTGCGATCCTCAAAATGCTGGCGACGCAGGACATCGAGATCATCGGAGAAGGCGTCGTGGAAGTCCTTCAGGACGGATTCGGCTTCCTGCGATCGGCGAACGCAAACTACCTTCCGGGTCCGGACGACATCTACATCTCCCCCTCGCAGATCCGCCGTTTTTCGCTGAAGACCGGCGACACGGTGGAAGGGCCGATCCGCGGGCCGAAGGAAGGCGAGCGTTACTTTGCGCTTCTCAAGGTCAACACGATCAATTTCGACGATCCGGAGAAGATCCGCCACAAGGTTCATTTCGACAACCTGACGCCGCTTTACCCGAACGAGCGGTTCAAGATGGAGCTTGAGGTCCCGACCTCGAAGGATCTTTCGGCCCGCGTCATCGATCTGGTGGCGCCGCTCGGCAAGGGGCAGCGCGGGCTGATTGTGGCGCCGCCGCGTACCGGTAAGACGGTGCTCTTGCAGAATATCGCCCATTCGATCACCGCCAACCACCCGGAATGCTATTTGATCGTGTTGCTGATCGACGAGCGACCGGAAGAAGTCACGGACATGCAGCGCTCGGTCAAGGGCGAAGTGGTGTCCTCGACCTTCGATGAGCCGGCGACGCGTCACGTGCAGGTCGCCGAAATGGTCATCGAGAAGGCCAAGCGCCTCGTCGAGCACGGTCGCGACGTCGTCATCCTTCTCGATTCGATCACCCGCCTCGGCCGGGCCTACAACACGGTCGTGCCCTCTTCCGGCAAGGTTCTGACCGGCGGCGTCGACGCCAATGCCTTGCAGCGGCCGAAGCGCTTCTTCGGCGCAGCCCGCAACATCGAGGAAGGCGGTTCTCTCACCATCATCGCCACCGCGCTGATCGATACAGGCAGCCGCATGGACGAGGTCATCTTCGAGGAGTTCAAGGGTACCGGCAACTCCGAAATCGTGCTCGACCGGAAGGTCGCCGACAAGCGCATCTTCCCGGCGATGGATATCCTCAAGTCGGGGACGCGCAAGGAAGACCTGCTGGTGCCGCGGCACGAACTGCAGAAGATCTTCGTGCTACGCCGGATTCTCGCCCCGATGGGGACGACGGATGCGATCGAGTTCCTCATCGACAAACTCAAGCAGACGAAGAACAACGGGGATTTCTTCGACTCGATGAACGCTTGA
- the hemJ gene encoding protoporphyrinogen oxidase HemJ → MMGERQSDSAPGKRARLRAMIALAAFAALLGALFAARPDDLYLWVKALHIIAVISWMAALLYMPRLFIYHTDAPRGSPQSETFKIMEQRLLKVIMNPAMMITWGLGLYLAWDVYGFRGGWLHAKLLSVLLLTLVHVHYSRAVAAFGRDENRRNARYWRLMNEVPTLLMILIVILVVVKPF, encoded by the coding sequence ATGATGGGCGAAAGGCAGAGCGACAGCGCTCCAGGCAAGCGGGCGCGGCTTCGGGCAATGATCGCCCTTGCCGCCTTTGCGGCCCTGTTGGGCGCCCTCTTCGCCGCAAGGCCCGACGATCTCTATCTGTGGGTCAAGGCGCTCCATATCATTGCGGTGATTTCCTGGATGGCGGCCCTTCTCTACATGCCGCGGCTTTTCATCTATCACACGGACGCACCGCGCGGATCGCCGCAGTCCGAGACCTTCAAGATCATGGAACAGCGGCTTCTGAAGGTCATCATGAACCCGGCGATGATGATCACCTGGGGGCTCGGTCTTTATCTTGCCTGGGACGTATACGGGTTTCGTGGAGGATGGCTGCACGCCAAACTGTTGTCCGTGCTGCTCTTGACCCTCGTACACGTGCACTACAGCCGGGCGGTTGCGGCCTTCGGGCGAGACGAAAATCGCCGGAACGCACGCTATTGGAGGCTGATGAACGAGGTCCCGACGCTGCTGATGATCCTCATCGTCATCCTCGTTGTCGTGAAACCGTTTTGA